Proteins encoded in a region of the Oenanthe melanoleuca isolate GR-GAL-2019-014 chromosome 27, OMel1.0, whole genome shotgun sequence genome:
- the LOC130264161 gene encoding olfactory receptor 10A5-like — translation MEPAEEQDAGNHTLPTEFVLSGLSSRPELQHLLFFTICFVYSMTLMGNLLICVLTVHPTLHTPMYFFLRVLSFLDISTASVVVPKMLVTLLSEDRRISYLGCVTQLYCVVFLAATEWFLLAAMALDRFVAVCWPLRYAAVMSPRACLALLLLCCCSGKVVSVLQTAWVFTLSLCGPRRINYFFCDIPPLLVLSCTDTSPYEKQLIAATVLVILTPFCLILLSYACIISSILKISSAESRHKAFSTCSSHLTVVTLYCASGTLIYLQPKSSNSQDAKKILALIYTTVIPTLNPLIYSLRNKEVKEVLIRVVAVLMKK, via the coding sequence ATGGAGCCAGCAGAGGAACAAGATGCAGGAAACCACACTCTGCCGACTGAATTTGTGCTCTCTGGATTGTCCAGCCgcccagagctccagcactTGCTGTTCTTCACCATCTGCTTCGTTTACAGCATGACTCTCATGGGGAACCTTCTCATCTGCGTGCTCACAGTGCACCCCACCCTCCACACGCCCATGTACTTCTTCCTCCGCGTCCTGTCCTTCCTGGACATTTCCACGGCCTCCGTCGTCGTCCCCAAGATGCTGGTGACCCTCCTGTCCGAGGACAGGCGTATCTCCTACCTGGGCTGTGTCACTCAGCTCTACTGTGTGGTTTTCCTGGCGGCCACTGAGTGGTTCCTGCTGGCAGCCATGGCCCTGGACCGCTTCGTGGCCGTGTGCTGGCCGCTGCGCTACGCCGCCGTCATGAGCCCCAGGGCCTGCCTcgccctgctgctgctctgctgctgcagtggcaaAGTCGTGTCGGTGCTGCAGACAGCCTGGGTGttcaccctgtccctgtgtgggCCCAGGAGGATcaattatttcttctgtgaCATCCCCCCGCTGCTGGTGCTGTCCTGCACGGACACGTCGCCCTACGAGAAGCAGCTCATCGCAGCCACCGTGCTCGTCATCCTCACGCCCTTCTGCCTCATCCTGCTCTCCTACGCCTGCATCATCTCCAGCATCCTCAAGAtctcctctgcagagagcaggcacaAGGCCTTCTCCACCTGCTCCTCACACCTCACTGTTGTGACGTTGTACTGTGCCAGTGGCACTCTGATTTACTTACAGCCAAAATCCAGTAATTCTCAAGATGCTAAAAAAATCCTTGCTCTTATATACACAACTGTAATTCCCACATTAAACCCCCTGATTTATAGCCTGAGGAATAAAGAAGTGAAAGAAGTACTAATCAGAGTGGTGGCTGTGttgatgaagaaataa
- the LOC130264160 gene encoding olfactory receptor 4D2-like, producing MESKNITTTVREFVLLGLTQSHKLQYCLYVIFFLIYVTTWLLNSTIIATVAVDQQLHTPMYFLLANLAVLDISDSSVNTPKLLSGLLTQHSTISFNECFLQMFFFHFIAGAMSFLLVGMTLDRYVAICEPLRYLSIMSRSTCTALVAAAWFAGFLHSIIQIGFLLQLPFCGPNVLDSFYCDLPQIIRLACTDTRMAELQMVLNSGGILITLFVILIISYIVILLKIRTRITEGNRKALSTCGTQITVVSLIFIPCIFTYAQPYKKYPRDKLFSIIYTVVTPMLNPMIYTLRNTEMKNAIRRTLGKIFLSAGIQKPGQTVVPKTQNLMFP from the coding sequence CATCACCACCACTGTGAGAGAATTCGTCCTGTTGGGCCTGACACAGAGTCACAAGCTGCAGTATTGTCTCTATGTGATCTTCTTTCTCATCTATGTAACAACCTGGCTACTGAACTCCACCATCATTGCCACTGTGGCTGTGGACCAGCAGCTCCACACCCCCATGTACTTTCTCCTGGCCAACCTCGCTGTCCTTGACATCAGCGATTCCTCAGTCAATACCCCCAAACTGCTGTCAGGCctcctcacccagcacagcaccatcTCATTCAATGAGTGTTTCCTCCAGATGttcttcttccatttcattGCAGGTGCAATGTCCTTTTTGCTGGTGGGGATGACGCTGGATCGCTACGTGGCCATCTGTGAGCCCCTGCGCTACCTGTCCATCATGAGCAGGAgcacctgcacagccctggtggCAGCTGCATGGTTTGCTGGATTCCTTCATTCTATTATCCAAATTggtttccttctgcagctgccaTTCTGTGGCCCAAATGTACTGGACAGTTTCTACTGTGACCTCCCTCAGATCATCAGACTGGCCTGCACTGACACTCGCATGGCTGAGCTGCAGATGGTGCTTAATAGTGGAGGGATCCTCATCACCCTTTTTGTAATCTTGATTATTTCTTACATTGTCATCTTGCTGAAGATAAGGACACGCATCACAGAAGGGAACCGAAAAGCTCTGTCTACCTGTGGGACACAGATAACTGTTGTGAGCTTAATATTCATCCCCTGCATCTTCACCTATGCTCAGCCTTACAAGAAATACCCTAGGGACAAGTTGTTCTCCATTATTTACACTGTGGTCACTCCAATGCTAAACCCCATGATCTACACACTGAGAAACACTGAGATGAAAAATGCCATCAGGAGAACActggggaaaatatttctgtctgcaGGAATACAGAAACCAGGCCAGACAGTAGTTCCAAAAACACAAAATCTGATGTTTCCATGA